A window of the Lolium perenne isolate Kyuss_39 chromosome 7, Kyuss_2.0, whole genome shotgun sequence genome harbors these coding sequences:
- the LOC127303807 gene encoding uncharacterized protein yields MFHFHAARPPRPTGVRAFPQPCGRTAALPRPLPPPPPRAAGGTAVRARGEAEPPRGPTQAQEQAAAAGGNAVPVSARLAGDGAGVGELDRKRELAFAPYPPPKRRAVSAKRQFPPGCGRDAPSLVDDGARLGAPLAGGDFSTTIPEQASVSRPEGTGGGEEGRLRLEPAPADANAAFRVPDKVTAADGVGAPVFSSDGVQGVASLAVRDRGIATAGNGGLRLEAAPTNAGLGGAPMAAHGAAPVSNGYQHGPEAAAVTSSGEAQGVAGFVVKDVGRTAGSAELGVKELTPVVMRPPPKRRTVSAIRRFPPGCGRNVGAIPLATRGGGEVALQLEPPPADAGLGAVATSGGRSDACAVGTVEAVSKNALGGTVEVQEQEDGEIPTEDYAEIPTEMYAEIPTETDHALLQESHVTLNKDLHELRAGTRGPAAPPVVAVKPSIRHSSTEKLHENMLQRSAKTVSWAVAEDANVMNKCEASSPKVATKPSAQAPPKEYYQVKAGRHECAVPPVVAAKPSMGQFSNEKIHGNMPQSKGKAVSWAVAEDVQVMNKSQASSPKVASKPSAEGPPKECLQDKEVSGSCSMKGVQGQGIMRSKVTFTARKTVPLPVEANHRPSLVNLDRPYSTGKETESVTTVKESFAPRKKLKVIGPAQNKYFPVNVAPTSALPSKVKLKDKEASALDGDDGIWKAIGGNEGKLKMYLSGPSCVPSIRRHVQHGGQSADARSKVKMLCRKFQFICRTLVQDAEQHSVKSSRIDLAADKIIRTLPSYTKHGAIMGEVPGVEIGDEFLYRVELALVGLHRPYQGGIDTMKDHNDTLIAISIVASGGYPDELSSSGEVIYTGSGGKPAGKKENEDQKLVRGNLALKNCIKTKTPVRVIHGFKGPNREEGSHSKAKEVSTFTYDGLYNVVDSWLEGPPGSRVFKYRLQRIPGQPELPLHVAKGLRKSIVRPGICIADISQGKEKTPICVINNIDNARPAPFKYITRNRGPSLTANRSQGCDCTDGCSDSANCTCIVKNGGEIPFNFNGAVVHAKPLIFECGPSCKCPPSCHNRVSQLGMKIPLEVFRTAKTGWGVRSLRSIPAGSFICEYVGELLHGQEANQISNDEYLFDIGQNYDIWKDMPSAIPGLNPSGTRSLTMEDDEGFTIDAAEYGNIGRFINHSCSPNLYAQNVLWDHDDKRVPHIMFFADENISPLQELTYDYNYEIGHVHDVNGVVKVKYCHCGSAQCRGRLY; encoded by the coding sequence ATGTTCCACTTCCACGCCGCGCGCCCGCCGAGGCCCACGGGCGTCCGCGCCTTCCCACAGCCCTGCGGGCGCACGGCCGCGCTTCCTCGCCCTctcccgccgcctcctccacgcgCCGCGGGCGGGACCGCCGTGCGGGCGCGCGGCGAAGCCGAACCGCCCCGTGGTCCAACCCAAGCCCAGGAacaagcggcggcggcgggcgggaaTGCGGTGCCGGTCTCGGCACGTTTGGCCGGGGACGGCGCGGGAGTCGGTGAACTGGACAGGAAAAGGGAGTTGGCTTTCGCCCCGTACCCGCCGCCCAAGCGGAGGGCCGTCTCCGCCAAGCGGCAGTTCCCACCTGGCTGCGGGAGGGACGCGCCGTCTCTGGTCGACGACGGGGCGCGGCTTGGGGCCCCACTTGCCGGTGGTGACTTCAGTACTACTATACCGGAGCAGGCGTCTGTTTCTCGGCCTGAGGGCACCGGTGGCGGCGAGGAGGGTCGCTTGCGGCTGGAACCAGCGCCTGCAGATGCCAATGCCGCTTTTCGTGTCCCGGACAAGGTGACGGCTGCAGACGGTGTCGGTGCCCCAGTGTTTTCCTCAGATGGGGTACAAGGGGTTGCTAGTTTGGCGGTCAGAGACAGGGGAATAGCAACAGCTGGCAACGGTGGCTTGCGGCTGGAAGCTGCGCCTACCAATGCTGGTCTGGGAGGTGCGCCGATGGCTGCACATGGTGCTGCTCCGGTCTCAAATGGGTATCAACATGGTCCAGAGGCTGCGGCGGTGACGTCTTCAGGTGAGGCACAAGGAGTTGCTGGTTTTGTGGTGAAGGACGTGGGGAGAACAGCTGGAAGTGCTGAATTGGGGGTGAAGGAGTTGACGCCGGTCGTCATGCGGCCGCCGCCGAAGCGGAGGACGGTATCTGCCATTCGCCGCTTCCCTCCTGGCTGCGGAAGGAACGTGGGGGCGATTCCACTTGCTACCAGAGGAGGCGGTGAGGTTGCTTTGCAGCTGGAACCCCCGCCTGCTGATGCTGGGTTGGGTGCAGTTGCTACAAGCGGTGGTCGTTCGGATGCGTGTGCCGTGGGCACGGTGGAAGCTGTGAGCAAGAATGCTTTGGGTGGAACAGTAGAGGTACAAGAACAGGAGGATGGCGAGATTCCTACAGAAGATTATGCTGAGATTCCTACAGAAATGTATGCTGAGATTCCTACAGAAACCGACCATGCCCTGCTCCAAGAGTCCCATGTTACTCTCAACAAGGACCTGCATGAGCTTAGAGCTGGTACACGTGGACCTGCTGCTCCGCCAGTCGTAGCTGTGAAACCTTCGATACGCCATTCTTCCACTGAGAAGCTCCATGAGAATATGCTGCAGCGCAGCGCCAAGACTGTATCCTGGGCAGTCGCTGAAGATGCCAATGTGATGAACAAGTGTGAAGCCAGCTCACCCAAGGTTGCCACTAAACCTTCTGCTCAAGCTCCTCCCAAAGAGTATTATCAAGTTAAAGCTGGTAGACACGAGTGTGCTGTTCCTCCGGTTGTTGCCGCCAAACCTTCTATGGGGCAGTTTTCTAATGAGAAGATCCATGGAAACATGCCGCAGAGCAAGGGGAAGGCTGTATCATGGGCAGTTGCTGAAGATGTCCAGGTGATGAACAAGTCTCAAGCCAGCTCACCCAAGGTTGCCAGTAAACCTTCTGCTGAGGGTCCTCCAAAAGAATGTCTTCAGGACAAGGAAGTGTCTGGAAGTTGTAGCATGAAAGGGGTACAAGGCCAAGGTATCATGAGAAGTAAGGTGACATTCACGGCTAGAAAAACAGTTCCGTTACCTGTTGAAGCAAATCATAGGCCCAGTCTGGTTAATCTGGATAGACCCTATTCTACGGGCAAGGAGACAGAGTCTGTTACCACTGTGAAGGAATCCTTTGCCCCCAGGAAGAAGTTGAAGGTAATAGGTCCAgctcaaaataaatattttcccGTGAATGTCGCCCCTACATCGGCATTGCCTAGCAAGGTGAAATTGAAGGACAAAGAGGCTTCCGCCTTGGATGGTGATGATGGAATTTGGAAGGCAATTGGTGGTAACGAAGGGAAGCTTAAGATGTACCTCAGTGGCCCCTCATGTGTTCCATCAATACGGCGTCACGTGCAACATGGTGGCCAGTCTGCTGATGCTCGGAGCAAAGTCAAGATGCTTTGCCGGAAGTTTCAGTTCATATGCAGGACTCTTGTTCAAGATGCGGAACAACATTCTGTTAAGAGCTCTAGAATTGATCTTGCAGCTGATAAAATAATAAGAACATTGCCCAGCTATACCAAACATGGGGCTATTATGGGTGAAGTCCCTGGTGTTGAAATTGGCGATGAATTTCTGTACAGAGTAGAGTTGGCCCTTGTTGGTCTCCACCGCCCATACCAAGGAGGCATTGACACCATGAAGGATCACAATGATACGCTTATTGCCATAAGCATTGTTGCTTCTGGAGGTTACCCTGATGAATTGTCGAGCTCAGGTGAAGTAATATACACTGGCTCCGGAGGAAAACCTGCTGGGAAGAAGGAGAATGAGGATCAAAAGCTTGTGCGTGGGAACTTGGCCCTAAAGAATTGTATCAAAACAAAGACGCCTGTCCGTGTAATTCACGGTTTTAAAGGTCCAAATAGAGAGGAAGGCAGCCATTCAAAGGCCAAAGAAGTCTCAACATTTACTTATGACGGTCTCTATAACGTGGTGGATTCCTGGCTAGAAGGTCCGCCAGGTTCGAGGGTCTTCAAGTACAGGTTACAAAGGATTCCTGGGCAACCAGAATTACCTCTGCATGTGGCTAAAGGGCTGAGAAAGTCTATAGTGCGTCCAGGCATCTGCATAGCTGATATATCGCAAGGAAAGGAGAAGACTCCCATATGTGTGATCAATAATATTGACAATGCACGTCCAGCACCTTTTAAATATATCACTAGAAATAGAGGTCCATCCTTGACTGCAAACAGAAGTCAGGGTTGTGACTGCACCGATGGCTGCTCGGATTCTGCTAACTGCACTTGTATTGTGAAGAATGGAGGAGAAATCCCATTCAACTTCAACGGCGCAGTTGTCCATGCAAAGCCTCTCATATTTGAGTGTGGTCCATCCTGTAAGTGTCCTCCTTCATGCCACAACAGGGTCAGTCAGCTTGGTATGAAAATACCACTGGAAGTATTCAGGACAGCCAAGACAGGATGGGGTGTAAGATCCCTAAGGTCTATCCCTGCTGGAAGCTTTATATGCGAGTATGTGGGTGAGCTGTTACATGGCCAGGAAGCTAACCAGATAAGTAATGACGAATACTTGTTTGATATAGGACAGAACTATGATATCTGGAAAGATATGCCATCAGCTATTCCAGGTTTGAATCCTTCTGGCACTCGCTCTCTGACCATGGAAGATGATGAGGGCTTCACAATAGATGCAGCTGAGTATGGAAATATTGGAAGGTTCATCAACCATAGCTGTTCCCCTAACCTCTACGCACAGAATGTTCTCTGGGACCATGATGACAAAAGAGTGCCCCATATCATGTTCTTTGCCGATGAGAATATTTCACCGCTGCAGGAGCTGACCTATGACTATAACTACGAGATAGGTCATGTCCATGATGTGAATGGCGTTGTCAAAGTTAAATATTGCCATTGTGGTTCTGCACAGTGCCGTGGCAGACTGTATTGA